Proteins encoded within one genomic window of Rubripirellula tenax:
- a CDS encoding AAA family ATPase yields MSTSVESMQAEAAQFRDRYNAVREMIGRVIVGHDDIVHGVLTAILCGGHCLLEGVPGLGKTMLVRTLAEVLDLDFNRVQFTPDLMPADILGTNMIVENEDGRRKFEFQKGPVFTQILLADEINRATPKTQSAMLETMQEGTVTAGGKRFELAKPFFVLATQNPIEQEGTYPLPEAQLDRFMFKLVVGYSSREDLNVIVDRTTRGETISLDKVMDGSELMKWQAMIRKVILAPHVQDYLVRLNLATHPDGPHSVDATNSYVRWGASPRGAQTLALASKVRALLDGRYNVSFEDVRRVFLPAMRHRVLLNFEAQAEGIDPDTVLLDILEKVPEKAD; encoded by the coding sequence ATGAGTACCTCTGTAGAATCCATGCAGGCCGAGGCCGCGCAGTTTCGCGATCGTTACAACGCCGTTCGCGAAATGATCGGTCGCGTCATCGTTGGGCACGACGATATCGTTCACGGCGTGCTGACGGCGATCCTTTGCGGCGGTCACTGTTTGCTTGAAGGTGTTCCCGGGCTCGGCAAAACGATGCTGGTGCGAACCCTTGCCGAAGTTCTGGATCTGGATTTCAACCGCGTCCAATTCACGCCGGACCTGATGCCCGCCGACATCCTGGGCACCAACATGATCGTCGAAAACGAAGACGGTCGGCGAAAGTTCGAGTTTCAAAAAGGGCCCGTCTTCACACAGATTCTGTTGGCCGACGAAATCAACCGGGCGACGCCAAAGACTCAATCGGCGATGCTCGAAACCATGCAAGAAGGCACGGTGACCGCCGGCGGAAAACGATTCGAGTTGGCGAAGCCGTTCTTCGTGTTGGCAACGCAAAACCCGATCGAACAAGAAGGAACATATCCGCTTCCCGAAGCCCAGTTGGATCGGTTCATGTTCAAGCTGGTCGTCGGCTACAGCAGTCGAGAAGATCTGAACGTGATCGTCGACCGAACGACTCGCGGTGAAACCATTTCGCTGGACAAAGTCATGGACGGCAGCGAATTGATGAAGTGGCAAGCGATGATTCGGAAAGTCATCTTGGCGCCGCACGTCCAAGATTACTTGGTTCGGTTGAACCTGGCCACGCATCCCGATGGACCGCACAGCGTCGATGCAACAAACAGCTATGTTCGATGGGGCGCCAGCCCGCGCGGTGCACAGACCTTAGCACTGGCATCGAAAGTCCGCGCGCTATTGGATGGACGGTACAACGTTTCGTTCGAAGACGTGCGTCGTGTTTTCTTGCCGGCAATGCGACACCGGGTGTTGCTGAACTTCGAAGCGCAAGCCGAAGGCATCGATCCCGATACGGTGCTGCTGGACATCCTTGAAAAGGTGCCCGAGAAAGCCGACTGA
- a CDS encoding choice-of-anchor Q domain-containing protein, translating to MIQNRKSAHASTHISSNRRRRLRMESLEMRRVLASLVVTTPSDVVDANDGLVSLREAISTANENTDVDEITFDASVFSGATTIALTRGVLPITSGLNITGPGRHRLAIDAQSASRVFDIDVRVFEVGAQANQVSIEGLTITGGRSFGFNENGGAIRQSGATELVLDGVALINNQTSATNANGGAISSAGKLTIRNSVVAGNGTTQVDAGGGAINSTGMLTIVDSQIFDNFTSGTISAGGAIRSTGNLTIQRSTLEQNITSGSNAAGGAIFATGRLTIESSRLIGNQTRGINADGGAVLVFQAVDTLAGGFEITDSDIDDNRTLGNGSRGGGLYIDLSSGSISATSITNNQTVGEDADGGGMMTFRTDITIDQVTLSGNVAGGSGSVGGAIVAEDTRMTANGITVSRNTANENGGGIHFLAGRETDSLSLIHAIVAGNQVTNDMATASPDLNFSQTPPSLAIQSSLIGSSIGNPLDPASAPDADGNLVGGATEATRLDPGLDDLIIAGSTRIHPFVTDSIAIDAGNSVLSPETLFDQRGLLFDRVSGLQIDIGGAEQQAIDATSFVVTTLIDELDLTNDDVSLREAILASNQQPGLQTISFREGLGSASDAITLASGQLLITDSVIITGPGRSQMSIDAVGLSRAMEIIGNSDVTIQGVTIRGGRTIDANSVSTNFGGEVSTRFNGAGIRSVSTGTVTLRDVAVVDSETAGENSTGGAVWAESGTLVVEDSVIDQNRGGGIGVRQNPLTLDRVTVSQNLGAGIDVDRSAAFFINTTVSGNSGQDGGGIRLIGTSPMSIVQSTIVGNAAAVGGGVFIGADVVDDISIVNSIIAQNSATDSNPDLSLPTVSGAVTISFSLIGDNADTGLAESITPDANGNLIGDASVDGVIDPRVAPLAVSGPGGMLVHALDALSPAIDAGSDAFSLDALGNPLDLDARGLPFVRFNSTVDMGAFEFQKATPIIVWNDPAVIFAGTPLSDLQLNATTNIPGTFVYTPAIDTVLDAGDDQTLMVTFTPDDTDLYNEATAEVMIDVAQPFDRGDAPDTYGTLAASSGPTHQVTTLLLGSTIDRDVDGQPTLAADGDGADEDGVLFAAPLIASANGTVSSIVVIASEAGKLDAWIDFDGNGSFDIATESIVGGSSFDVQPGENVIPFAVPAAAVAGNTYARFRLSTTGGLGPTGDAGDGEVEDYAVSILSDSTPSDVDVTVTGSQITLVRDGEQVVVRRRNVEVFRAEIAAVNQLTINGDEFSNVLTIDQSGGDAIPVGGLVFDGGDRVNTVRWVGAAGDLDFTPTGNLVFRNVNAIDLTDTSAQSVLIDSAAAQQMDPDGGGIIITTSPPVENEPSDVVTIADAEFWRMGQPASVVGDLFSVITRSDTFIQTDFGNGWQNLANVSDVNNSGTVTANDALVVINELGRRAYSNRNGGALVDPATVDPWPGFYFDQNGDGLATALDALRVINQLARQANAGSGSAEAESLVAIDPFDDKRTGRNIDELIADESFLATLF from the coding sequence ATGATTCAGAACCGGAAGTCGGCCCACGCCTCGACCCACATCTCAAGCAACCGTCGACGACGCCTGCGAATGGAGTCGCTTGAAATGCGGCGAGTTTTGGCGTCGTTGGTCGTCACGACTCCGTCCGACGTCGTGGATGCCAACGACGGTTTGGTCAGTTTGCGAGAGGCGATCTCGACGGCAAACGAGAACACCGACGTGGATGAAATCACGTTTGACGCGTCCGTCTTTTCTGGGGCAACCACGATTGCTTTGACTCGCGGTGTGCTGCCGATCACCAGCGGTTTGAACATCACGGGGCCGGGACGTCATCGGCTGGCAATCGATGCTCAGTCGGCGTCGCGAGTCTTCGATATCGACGTGCGCGTGTTCGAAGTCGGTGCACAGGCGAATCAAGTTTCGATCGAGGGGCTGACGATCACGGGCGGGCGATCCTTCGGCTTCAATGAAAACGGTGGCGCGATCCGCCAATCGGGGGCGACGGAGTTGGTGCTCGACGGCGTCGCGCTGATCAACAACCAAACATCGGCCACGAACGCAAACGGAGGCGCGATATCCTCGGCGGGCAAGCTGACGATCCGAAACAGCGTCGTCGCCGGCAATGGGACCACCCAAGTTGACGCCGGCGGCGGGGCGATCAACAGCACCGGAATGCTGACGATCGTTGACAGCCAGATTTTCGACAATTTCACAAGTGGGACGATCAGCGCCGGTGGTGCCATTCGATCCACGGGAAACCTTACGATTCAGCGCAGCACCCTAGAACAGAATATCACGTCGGGATCCAACGCGGCCGGTGGAGCGATCTTTGCAACGGGGCGATTGACGATCGAATCAAGTCGGTTGATCGGTAACCAGACACGAGGGATCAACGCGGACGGTGGCGCCGTTTTGGTTTTTCAAGCAGTCGACACACTGGCCGGTGGTTTCGAAATCACCGATTCCGATATTGATGACAACCGAACGCTTGGCAACGGTTCGCGCGGCGGCGGACTGTATATCGATTTATCGAGCGGTTCGATTTCGGCCACATCCATCACCAACAATCAAACCGTAGGCGAAGACGCTGATGGTGGCGGGATGATGACGTTCCGAACGGACATCACGATCGATCAAGTGACGCTATCGGGTAACGTTGCGGGCGGCAGTGGTTCCGTCGGCGGCGCAATCGTCGCCGAGGATACGCGAATGACGGCAAACGGCATCACGGTGTCTCGCAATACTGCGAATGAAAATGGCGGAGGGATCCATTTTTTAGCCGGCCGAGAAACCGATTCGCTCTCTTTGATTCATGCGATCGTTGCCGGCAACCAAGTCACCAACGACATGGCAACAGCTAGTCCCGATCTGAATTTTTCTCAGACGCCACCAAGTTTGGCCATTCAATCCAGTTTGATCGGGTCCAGCATCGGCAATCCGCTGGATCCTGCTTCGGCGCCGGACGCCGACGGTAACCTGGTCGGTGGTGCGACCGAAGCGACTCGATTGGATCCCGGGTTGGATGACTTGATCATCGCCGGATCGACTCGCATTCACCCGTTCGTGACGGACTCGATCGCGATCGACGCTGGCAACAGCGTGCTGTCCCCAGAAACACTTTTCGATCAGCGCGGGCTATTGTTCGATCGCGTCAGTGGTCTGCAAATCGATATCGGCGGCGCCGAGCAACAGGCGATCGACGCCACATCGTTTGTGGTCACCACGTTGATCGACGAGCTGGATTTGACGAACGACGACGTCAGCCTGCGGGAAGCGATCCTAGCCTCCAACCAACAACCGGGACTGCAAACGATCTCGTTTCGAGAAGGTCTGGGGTCCGCAAGCGACGCGATTACTTTGGCAAGCGGACAACTGTTGATCACCGATTCGGTCATCATCACGGGGCCGGGGCGCAGTCAGATGTCGATTGACGCAGTGGGGCTCTCGCGGGCGATGGAGATCATTGGCAATTCAGATGTGACGATCCAAGGAGTCACCATTCGCGGTGGCCGAACGATCGATGCTAATAGCGTGTCAACCAACTTTGGCGGCGAGGTATCGACGCGTTTCAATGGCGCAGGCATCCGTTCGGTATCGACGGGAACGGTCACGCTGCGAGACGTGGCGGTGGTGGATAGTGAAACCGCTGGCGAAAATTCGACCGGCGGTGCGGTGTGGGCCGAATCGGGGACCTTGGTGGTCGAAGACTCCGTCATTGATCAAAACCGGGGCGGCGGAATCGGGGTCAGGCAGAATCCACTGACGTTGGACCGAGTGACCGTTTCGCAAAACCTTGGCGCTGGCATCGATGTCGATCGCTCGGCCGCATTTTTTATCAATACAACGGTATCGGGCAACAGCGGCCAAGACGGTGGTGGGATTCGATTGATCGGAACCAGTCCGATGTCGATCGTGCAGTCAACGATTGTGGGCAATGCCGCAGCGGTCGGCGGCGGTGTCTTCATCGGTGCGGATGTGGTCGATGACATTTCGATCGTCAACTCGATCATTGCCCAGAACTCTGCGACCGATTCGAACCCCGATCTTTCCTTGCCGACGGTATCCGGTGCAGTGACGATATCGTTTTCCCTGATCGGCGATAACGCGGACACGGGTCTCGCCGAATCGATCACCCCCGATGCGAATGGAAATTTGATCGGTGATGCGTCGGTTGACGGCGTGATCGATCCGCGGGTCGCGCCCCTGGCTGTGTCGGGGCCGGGTGGCATGTTGGTTCATGCACTCGATGCGCTAAGCCCCGCCATCGATGCTGGCAGCGATGCATTCTCGCTTGATGCCCTCGGAAACCCATTGGATCTCGACGCGCGCGGTCTGCCATTCGTTCGATTCAATTCAACCGTCGACATGGGCGCATTTGAGTTTCAAAAAGCGACGCCGATCATCGTTTGGAATGATCCAGCGGTCATTTTCGCTGGCACGCCGCTGAGCGATTTGCAACTCAACGCGACCACGAACATTCCTGGCACGTTCGTCTACACACCCGCGATTGATACAGTCCTGGATGCGGGCGACGATCAAACCTTGATGGTCACCTTCACGCCTGACGATACGGATCTTTACAACGAAGCGACCGCCGAAGTCATGATCGACGTCGCACAGCCGTTTGATCGCGGCGACGCACCCGATACATACGGAACATTGGCCGCATCGAGCGGTCCAACGCACCAAGTGACGACGCTCTTGCTCGGATCGACCATCGATCGTGACGTCGACGGTCAACCCACTTTGGCCGCCGATGGCGATGGTGCCGATGAGGATGGGGTGCTGTTTGCGGCGCCGCTGATTGCGTCGGCCAACGGGACCGTTTCAAGCATTGTGGTCATCGCTTCCGAAGCTGGAAAACTGGATGCTTGGATCGATTTTGACGGGAACGGATCGTTTGACATTGCGACCGAAAGCATCGTTGGCGGTTCGTCGTTCGATGTTCAACCGGGTGAGAACGTCATCCCGTTTGCGGTTCCCGCAGCCGCGGTCGCGGGCAACACGTACGCTCGATTCCGTTTGTCCACCACGGGCGGCTTGGGGCCGACGGGCGACGCTGGCGATGGTGAAGTTGAGGACTATGCGGTTTCGATTTTGTCCGATTCGACGCCAAGCGATGTCGACGTGACCGTTACGGGCAGCCAGATCACACTGGTTCGTGATGGAGAGCAAGTCGTCGTCCGCCGCCGCAACGTGGAAGTCTTTCGAGCGGAGATTGCGGCGGTCAATCAATTGACCATCAACGGCGATGAATTCAGTAACGTCTTGACGATCGATCAGTCCGGTGGCGATGCCATTCCCGTTGGAGGCCTCGTCTTTGATGGTGGCGACCGCGTCAACACTGTCCGATGGGTCGGTGCAGCCGGCGATTTGGATTTCACCCCAACGGGCAATCTTGTTTTTCGCAACGTCAACGCGATCGACTTGACCGATACATCAGCTCAATCGGTTTTGATTGACTCGGCGGCCGCGCAACAAATGGACCCCGATGGCGGTGGCATCATCATCACCACATCACCGCCGGTGGAAAACGAACCGAGCGACGTTGTTACGATTGCAGACGCTGAGTTTTGGCGTATGGGGCAACCCGCGTCGGTTGTCGGAGATCTGTTTAGCGTCATCACGCGAAGCGACACATTCATCCAAACCGATTTCGGGAATGGATGGCAGAATCTTGCCAACGTGAGCGATGTCAACAACAGCGGCACCGTCACGGCCAACGATGCCCTGGTTGTGATCAACGAATTGGGCCGTCGCGCCTATTCGAATCGCAACGGCGGCGCGCTGGTTGACCCGGCGACCGTTGATCCTTGGCCTGGGTTCTACTTTGACCAAAACGGCGACGGGCTTGCCACCGCATTGGACGCGCTTCGCGTCATCAATCAACTGGCACGCCAGGCGAACGCAGGCAGCGGTTCGGCTGAAGCTGAATCGCTTGTTGCGATCGATCCATTCGATGACAAGCGAACGGGCCGAAACATTGACGAACTGATCGCCGACGAATCCTTTTTAGCGACACTTTTCTAA
- a CDS encoding lamin tail domain-containing protein has protein sequence MSFFPMDVRYGGRWLRSFRSDYDLKTLVADQISETAGMTFVQKPAPSHHFALVAPIALIGQAKKYAVEHPAATRSQVVESSCEEICAPIECVAGSLPTLPRLGSSNQDHSAFARTDCVEMVDASDPIRWLHATWLPRQNGEATDWNAAFWFDTFDEDAASAWSDVYTVDASAPGFVNLRLLMMPSIVRWSLVMSDATSCTYVDRTPDCRQRWESPFPIGQSITTPMRPTSQSLRIKSLRNRGSSQVGEGRDSATDSSFGSLQSIELRNVGRNSISLAGVSLVDGVTFHFNDSNVSCLGPGETVTVVRNLSKVRRRTGQGVSIAGEFRVTSMTTGLPGDATITVIGDDGSVIDSLSIDPASKKWKRIATAARNHDTLSLVRVKREPVIKRTRNASKPIRERSVSIRMESHARVVKRGVVYADAPAALGQDVVAVNVVGLLPGRVATSKNYTNYVRGINGIFVDVARMPDLNVSFDDFRFLVGNSSELRDWRDAPVPSSIRIIERGGEDQSHRIIVTWADHAITNEWLQVTMRASPKTGLFADDVFYLGNQTLERSSAVSDQHSLSIRPASRKLAMLRMPPAIPCVVNAMATLKTG, from the coding sequence ATGTCGTTTTTTCCCATGGATGTTCGGTACGGTGGGCGTTGGCTTCGCTCATTTCGATCGGACTATGACCTGAAGACCTTGGTCGCCGATCAGATCAGCGAAACTGCGGGCATGACCTTCGTTCAGAAGCCAGCACCATCGCACCACTTTGCTCTCGTGGCCCCCATCGCCCTGATCGGGCAAGCGAAAAAGTATGCCGTTGAGCATCCCGCGGCGACACGTTCCCAGGTCGTAGAATCTTCCTGTGAAGAAATCTGCGCCCCCATCGAATGCGTCGCCGGCAGTTTGCCAACACTGCCTCGATTGGGATCGTCGAATCAGGATCATTCCGCATTCGCCAGGACCGATTGCGTCGAGATGGTCGACGCAAGCGATCCGATCCGATGGTTGCACGCAACGTGGTTGCCTCGTCAAAACGGCGAAGCGACGGATTGGAATGCTGCGTTCTGGTTCGACACTTTTGATGAAGATGCAGCGAGTGCATGGTCCGATGTTTACACGGTTGATGCTTCGGCACCGGGTTTCGTCAATCTGCGACTGTTGATGATGCCGTCCATTGTCCGTTGGTCGTTGGTGATGTCCGATGCGACCAGTTGCACCTACGTCGATCGCACACCGGATTGCCGACAGCGTTGGGAGAGCCCATTTCCGATCGGTCAGTCGATCACGACACCGATGCGTCCGACGAGCCAGAGTTTACGGATCAAGTCACTTCGCAATCGAGGTTCTTCGCAAGTTGGCGAAGGCCGTGATTCGGCGACCGATTCAAGTTTCGGAAGTCTGCAAAGCATCGAACTGCGAAACGTCGGACGAAATTCGATTTCATTGGCAGGCGTATCGCTGGTCGATGGTGTTACTTTTCACTTCAACGACAGCAACGTTTCGTGTCTCGGTCCCGGTGAAACGGTCACCGTTGTCCGTAACCTTTCCAAGGTTCGTCGCCGCACCGGTCAGGGTGTCTCGATCGCCGGCGAGTTCCGTGTGACTTCCATGACGACCGGCCTTCCTGGTGACGCAACGATCACGGTGATCGGCGACGATGGATCGGTCATCGATTCGTTGTCGATCGATCCGGCTTCGAAGAAGTGGAAACGGATTGCAACAGCGGCGCGCAACCATGACACGCTGTCGTTGGTTCGAGTCAAACGCGAACCCGTTATCAAGCGAACGCGAAACGCTTCGAAGCCGATACGTGAAAGATCCGTTTCCATCCGCATGGAGTCTCATGCACGGGTCGTCAAACGCGGCGTCGTCTATGCCGATGCCCCGGCCGCGCTGGGCCAAGATGTCGTCGCGGTCAATGTCGTCGGATTGCTGCCTGGTAGAGTCGCGACCAGCAAGAACTACACCAACTATGTCCGCGGAATCAACGGAATCTTCGTCGATGTCGCCCGGATGCCGGATTTGAACGTCTCTTTCGATGACTTCCGTTTTCTGGTTGGAAATAGCAGCGAACTACGAGACTGGCGAGACGCACCGGTCCCGTCTTCGATTCGCATCATCGAACGTGGTGGTGAAGATCAATCGCACCGAATCATCGTCACGTGGGCAGACCATGCGATCACGAACGAATGGTTACAGGTGACGATGCGGGCTTCGCCCAAAACGGGTTTGTTCGCGGATGATGTCTTCTATCTGGGCAACCAAACGCTCGAACGGTCTTCGGCAGTTTCGGATCAACATTCGCTATCGATTCGTCCGGCATCGCGAAAACTCGCCATGCTGCGAATGCCTCCTGCAATTCCTTGCGTCGTGAACGCGATGGCGACTTTGAAAACGGGGTAG
- a CDS encoding PVC-type heme-binding CxxCH protein: MNMFRLAATACLFTIFVLCRSAIAEPVPVASTSGEDNRQAAADHAVVQALLRIPDAKMSDYPASEATVSRHLRRLADANPSEYVSIAGRLGVTDDARSLLAIATGIDSGQAAIDSVRLLEKSGQLALMNEILAGDDEARMIRALTAMGHAGGETVAAMVMPVMNDASRHSTVRSAAAEALGHGWHGQQELLKIARANKVPDELKFEISNALLGSWTKEIAAEAKGLASLQTPVTSTGETFPPVNKLQQMSGDPDAGKVVFNTVGTCNKCHKVLGEGKEVGPDLSEIGSKLSRLDMHVAILNPSAAISHNYETYAVLTADGQLINGILVNQTDEGVTIKTADAVLKTIAADDIEEIKKQEVSLMPADLQKAMTVQNLVDLVDYLSLLLKPDEKRFNAVATESAVGERSHDAASSIQGFDVASGLTVQLFASEPQMYSPTSIDVDHLGRVWVCEAINYRAFRNPHNQARAEGDRILVMEDVDHDGGVDKTTVFYQGNDIDSPHGVCVLGDRVIVSAGANVFSFRDTDGDLKPDEKKLLFTGISGVQHDHGIHSFMPGPDGKLYFNFGNEGKQIRDANGQPIIDLAGNEINDSRQPYQMGMVFRCDADGSNVETLGWNFRNNWEVCVDSFGTMWQSDNDDDGNQGTRINYVMEYGNYGYRNEKTGDYWQSNRIGLEDSIGKRHWHLNDPGVVPNLLQTGAGSPTGIMFYEGELLPPPFRNQIVHTDPGPNVVRAYPIADQGAGYSATIENMIKGVRDQWFRPVDVCTAPDGSVIVADWYDPGVGGHRMGDTERGRCYRITVPGHEQYSFPAMDLATLSGASEALASPNQSTRYLAGKAITEFWKTTPPNVADLLDASKVPSAPMRARWLWLLSKTQSVSDEAIERGINDSDVNLRITAIRAARQAGRDMVEVVASMVDDPSPQVRRELAIALRGEDSAKATALWTDLAVKHDGADRWYLEALGVAAEGNWDACFASYIDRVGDQWDSVGGCDIVWRARTQAACQYLAKLIKEAKTSAEQERYFRALDFFDDESKKSALQAIASQS; this comes from the coding sequence ATGAACATGTTTCGGTTGGCTGCCACCGCGTGTCTTTTCACGATCTTCGTTCTGTGTCGTTCCGCGATTGCCGAACCCGTTCCGGTCGCATCGACTTCGGGCGAGGACAACCGACAAGCGGCCGCGGACCATGCCGTCGTTCAGGCGCTGCTTCGGATTCCGGATGCGAAAATGAGCGACTACCCGGCCAGTGAAGCTACCGTGTCGAGACACTTGCGTCGCTTGGCCGACGCGAATCCCTCGGAGTACGTTTCGATCGCGGGCCGGTTGGGCGTCACCGATGACGCGCGGTCATTGCTGGCGATTGCGACCGGAATCGACAGTGGCCAAGCCGCAATCGATTCCGTTCGATTGCTAGAAAAGTCGGGTCAGTTGGCGTTGATGAACGAGATCCTTGCCGGCGACGATGAAGCGCGCATGATTCGGGCACTCACGGCGATGGGGCATGCCGGTGGCGAAACCGTCGCGGCGATGGTGATGCCGGTGATGAACGATGCGTCGCGTCACTCCACCGTTCGGTCCGCCGCCGCCGAAGCACTAGGGCACGGATGGCACGGACAACAGGAACTATTGAAGATAGCACGGGCGAACAAGGTTCCTGATGAATTGAAGTTCGAGATCAGCAATGCGTTGTTGGGTTCGTGGACAAAGGAGATCGCCGCGGAAGCAAAAGGCTTGGCCAGCTTGCAGACTCCCGTCACCAGCACCGGGGAAACGTTTCCGCCGGTCAATAAGTTGCAGCAGATGAGCGGTGATCCGGACGCTGGAAAGGTCGTCTTCAACACGGTTGGAACCTGTAACAAGTGTCACAAGGTGTTGGGCGAAGGCAAAGAAGTGGGGCCCGACTTGTCCGAAATCGGAAGCAAGCTTTCGCGATTGGACATGCACGTGGCGATTTTGAATCCGAGCGCCGCGATAAGCCACAACTACGAAACCTATGCCGTGCTGACTGCGGATGGCCAATTGATCAACGGCATCTTGGTCAATCAAACGGATGAAGGTGTGACGATCAAGACGGCCGATGCGGTGCTGAAGACGATCGCGGCTGACGACATAGAAGAAATAAAAAAGCAAGAAGTCTCGCTGATGCCCGCCGATTTGCAAAAAGCAATGACGGTGCAAAACTTGGTTGACCTCGTCGATTACCTTTCCCTCTTGCTAAAACCCGACGAGAAACGATTCAACGCGGTCGCCACGGAGTCTGCTGTTGGCGAAAGGTCGCACGACGCGGCAAGCTCGATTCAGGGTTTTGATGTCGCGTCTGGTTTGACGGTACAGCTGTTTGCATCCGAGCCGCAGATGTACAGTCCGACCAGCATCGATGTGGACCACTTGGGCCGCGTTTGGGTATGTGAAGCAATCAACTATCGTGCTTTCCGAAACCCGCACAATCAAGCACGCGCCGAAGGTGACCGCATCCTGGTGATGGAGGACGTGGATCACGATGGCGGCGTTGATAAGACGACGGTTTTCTATCAGGGCAACGATATCGATTCGCCGCACGGTGTCTGTGTGCTTGGTGATCGTGTCATCGTTTCCGCGGGCGCCAACGTTTTTTCGTTCCGCGATACCGATGGCGACCTGAAGCCTGACGAAAAGAAACTGCTGTTTACGGGTATTTCCGGGGTTCAACACGATCACGGCATCCATTCATTCATGCCAGGTCCCGACGGGAAGCTGTATTTTAACTTTGGAAACGAAGGCAAACAGATTCGCGATGCGAACGGGCAACCGATCATTGACTTGGCCGGTAACGAGATCAACGACTCTCGGCAGCCCTATCAAATGGGCATGGTGTTTCGGTGCGACGCGGACGGTTCAAACGTCGAAACGCTAGGTTGGAATTTTCGCAACAACTGGGAAGTCTGTGTCGATTCGTTCGGCACGATGTGGCAGTCCGATAACGATGACGATGGGAACCAGGGTACTCGCATCAACTATGTAATGGAGTACGGCAACTACGGGTATCGCAACGAAAAGACCGGTGACTATTGGCAAAGCAATCGCATCGGTTTGGAAGACTCGATCGGTAAGCGGCATTGGCACCTCAACGATCCGGGCGTGGTTCCCAACCTGTTGCAAACGGGTGCTGGTTCACCGACGGGCATCATGTTCTACGAAGGCGAACTTTTGCCGCCACCGTTTCGTAATCAGATCGTTCACACCGATCCCGGTCCCAACGTGGTGCGCGCCTATCCCATCGCCGACCAAGGTGCTGGTTACTCGGCGACGATCGAGAACATGATCAAGGGCGTTCGCGATCAATGGTTTCGTCCGGTCGACGTTTGTACCGCACCCGACGGATCGGTCATTGTGGCGGATTGGTACGATCCGGGTGTCGGCGGACACCGGATGGGTGATACCGAGCGCGGACGTTGTTATCGAATCACCGTTCCCGGTCACGAGCAATACTCGTTTCCCGCAATGGACTTGGCGACACTTTCGGGCGCAAGCGAGGCACTTGCCAGCCCGAATCAATCGACTCGCTACTTGGCCGGGAAAGCGATCACCGAGTTTTGGAAAACGACGCCACCCAACGTTGCCGATCTCTTGGATGCTTCCAAAGTTCCTTCGGCACCGATGCGTGCGCGATGGTTGTGGTTGTTGTCCAAAACACAGTCGGTGTCCGACGAAGCTATCGAGCGTGGGATAAACGACAGCGATGTGAATTTGCGAATTACGGCGATTCGCGCGGCACGGCAAGCGGGACGTGACATGGTGGAAGTCGTCGCGTCGATGGTCGACGACCCATCGCCTCAGGTGCGGCGTGAATTGGCAATTGCGCTTCGCGGCGAAGATTCGGCCAAGGCGACGGCGCTTTGGACCGACTTGGCAGTCAAGCATGATGGTGCCGACCGATGGTACTTGGAAGCCTTGGGCGTTGCCGCCGAAGGTAACTGGGACGCATGTTTCGCAAGTTACATCGATCGTGTCGGTGATCAATGGGATTCCGTCGGTGGGTGCGACATCGTTTGGCGGGCGAGGACGCAGGCAGCGTGTCAGTACTTGGCGAAACTGATCAAAGAAGCGAAAACATCGGCTGAGCAAGAACGCTACTTCCGCGCGCTCGATTTCTTTGACGATGAGTCCAAGAAGTCGGCGCTCCAAGCGATCGCCTCACAGTCGTGA